The region TGCTGGCTCAAACCTGCTCAAACTCCTGCTCACAGTAGCCTACACTGATGGGCTGGGCCTGGATTCCTCTCCTGTAGAGAACACAAAGAAATGGAAGATGAGTTATTCAGCCTTGGACCATGGCAACACCGTCTCCACAATAACCTAGAGCCCCCTTCCCATTTCAGTGAATCTCAAAATATTACTGTACCCAAATGACTTGGTGACCTCACTCCAATCTTCTCAGTGAGGGCACCCTTTCTATCCTGCAGGTCTCTACTCCCCCCAAAACTCAGTTACTGTGGAAAAGAGGCCAGGGCCTGAGGGATGTCCACTCCTGCTTCTAATATTCTATAAGCACAGCAGTGGAAAGGACTGAGCTGTGGATTAGAGCTGTCGTGAGAGCTAAGGCTCAAAAGTCCTTAGAACAGACCTTTAGGGACCTTCAAGCACACCAACattacaacaacaaaacaaacaaacaaaaaaccaaaaacaacccaaCATGCTTGGAGATAACAAAATACTAGCTCAATCACCCAGTGTCTTAGGGCCCACGACAGAGGGCTCTCAGCCACGTCTGCTCTGCAGCAGGCTGTGTTTCTAGGCTATCAGAGGACTGCTTTACACAAGCCATAGTCAAGGGAGGTAGAGGCATTCATGAGAGTCAGTCAGAGCTGACAGGTTCAAATCCTGCTTCCTGccgatttttttttgtttttgtttttcaagatagggtttctctgtgtagccctggctgtcctggaactcactctgtagaccaggctggctttgaactcagaaatctgcctgcctctgcctcccaagtgctgggattaaagagttTTGGCTCTTACTCTCTTCTTCTCAGATCTGCCCATAGCCTGCTTACCTTACTAACTCACAGCGGAAATGTGACAAACGTTTAAAGGCAAAGTCCATATTAGTTGTCAGGTTACTGCTCCAGAGTCTTTCAGCAATGGCACCCGCTCTGGGCCTACAGGAGGGAGTGCACAGCAGATTGGGCCCCGTGTGTCTTTCTTCCCAGACTAGCTCAGCCGCGAATGACACCTTCTTCAAAGCTGAACCAGATGGGGGCTGGCTCTCAGGCAGTTCCAGGGCTCAGCTCCACCCTCATTAAAACCATCCTCATTAGCATACAGTGATCTCAAGCTCCTCCTCTCTCAAAGACATAGGAATAAGGGTAAGCCTCAGAGGCCTGTTACCTGAAAGTTAACTTGGTATACGCCACCATATTTGGGGAAGttgctgagaaaatgcctttactcccagtacTAGGTCCCAAGCAAGTACCCTTGGGTTCTTTATGGTACTTGTGAAGTGGAGACAATGGCCATTCTGCATACCTAATGCTTTACTGAAAGCACACACATAGAAGCCATATGGGACATGAGCATCCCACACAAAGAGAAGCATCATCTCTGAGCCCTTCCTCTCAGGGTGAAGCACTGGGTAGCCCAGAGGGactgagactgaggcaggaggcctgCCTCAAGCCTAACCATCCTCGTCCTCTACCCTGCTTTCCCGGCCTCACTCCAACATCCTTACCAGAGCCTGGGGACCAGGTTTGTGCTGTCCACATACTCTCCCCACATACAGGCCTCTCCTCCAATGACCAGAGCCTTCTGTGCAGGCGTACCTGAGGGAAAACAGACCATGGTGGTGAGGCTCTCCTTCAAACTATCCTTCCAGTGCAGCCTTCTCAGAAAGGCCATTTCACTTCCTAAATTGCAATGTGTTCCTTGCCCCTCTTAACTCCCGCTCTGCATCTCAGCCGGGACTCCGGCCAGCCAACAGAGTACTCCGCTCTCACCATGAAATGCCAGGGGCTCCACTTTGTACATGTCCTTCCAGTCGGGGCCATACTTTACTCGGTTTAGGTACCAgggagcagacagcagggcccggaAGCCAGCCTTGGtgatctcctccatctccttcatGTAGTCTACTGGCGCCTCTTCCCGCCACACCTGTATGATTGTGTCTGGCCGAACCTGTCAGGAAAGGTCAAAGGGCAGTCAGGATAGAGTTCAGAAGATTCTTGAGGTTCACTCTCGTGCATGGTTCCCAGGCCACGGACAACTCCCTACTTCCTAGCAGCAAAGGCGGCTTCTGACTCCAATCATTGATCTCACACACCCTCGACAGAGCTGGGGTGCTCACTACTGAACAGAACTCCCTGCTGTTCCCCTCCCAGCCCCACTGTAGCTTCCTTGTCTACATGGAAGAAGTAATTACTGGTTGAGAGCTGAGGGGAATGGCAGTGAGGTCCAAAGAAACGGAGGACCTAAGTACATgactcagaagggaagaaagcacAGCACACGAAGCCCCAGGAACCCTGACTCTCAACTCCAGCAGCCACACTTCTGTAGCTTTTCTAGAGAGCTAAAGAGAGATATGGCTCAGGTCTCTGACTGTAGAGCCTATTTGGCAACACGATTGGTACCTAGTGCGGTCAGGGAGgccagggagatggagacaggcgCCTCTTCTCTGCCCCTGGCTCACCTTCACTTTATTAtcaaatacttcctgccacaccACATAGCCCTTGTCATAATCAGAGACGATGTCCAGCAgcctggagaggagaggagcatCAGCAAAGTGTCACGCAGCCGTGTGTGTCAGCCTCTAGGTGCTGAGCCTGCAGGGCCTATCCCTGACCCTTGGGGGGCAGGGAGTGGAGGGGCTGCCTTTGGTACTGAGAACAGAAGGTGATCCCTAATATGCCccaccctccttcctttctcacgTCTGGATGTAGAAGGACTCCAGCTGCTTAAAGTCAGTAAAGCCCTTTTTCTTCATGAAGGCCTGGATGTCAGGGTTGGACCTCCTGAGAAGCCAGAAAAGAGTCATGATTAGCTCTTCCACCATCTTGAAGCCATGGCAACCCTCAGGTTAGTCATCTAACCTCCTGCTACTGCCCCTTCCACCTAAAATATCAAAACCACCAGAGACAGCCAAAGGTCTCCGGTGAAGTTGTAGCTGCGCAGAGCTGTACAGAACAGacacaggctaagaaagaaataagcCTGATCTTGAAGAATCGGGTCCACACTCTCGGGGAGAATGCACCTTCTACTTGCTCTTTGGATCACACTGGTCTCTGGTTCTGCTGTACTAACAGACAGCAAGCCTATGGCCTTTGACCTGCTGCAGATTCCTTAACCACAGTGTTTGTGTTTGCTTCCATGCCTTTCTCATCAGGTTCCCAAAGACAAACTATCTCCTCAGACTCAACTCTGGGGCCTACTGCTCAGAAGCCCCTGGGTCCCTTTTGAAGGTTGTAGATCTGAGAGTTTGAACTTTATGACTTAACATTAATGAGATCTTGTCACTTAATTAATCCTGAATTCTGTAGTTCATGTAGGCTCATGGTTTTAGATTTAACACttatgatatgtgtgtatgcatgcatgtgtgcagggtCCCACCAAGGCTCTAGAGTTATAGGCATTcatgagctgcccagtgtgggtgctgggaatctgaacccCGCTCCTCGATCCTCTGATACATCAGCAAGTGCTCTCAGCTTGCAATAGACCCCCGAGTGGACTCTTTTAAGCCTTCTTAAGTGTGGACTATTTTTCTCTATCCTCCATTTTTCCAAGACAGGCTCAGAATGAGGATATCCATACACATCTCAGGGatgtgagggaggaggagaaagggttcATACCAACAGCCCTGCTCCTCACACAGGCCCGCCTCTCTGGGACTCTCTGGGCTGAGACACGGCCCCCTCAGAAGTGAGTCCTTAAGTAGTGGCAGTAGGCCCAGAGTGCTGACTAACCCACCCTCAGGCTGGTGCATCAAGTCCGAAAGGCTCATACCAGCAGGTGAAGTCAACTTCATCTCCTCCTAGGTGAAGATAAAAGTCTGGGAAGACAGAGCTGATCTCCAGGAAGAGTGTGCTCATGAAGTCATAGGTGCTATTGAGACTGGGGTTCACAGGTCCAAAGGTGCCAGAGAGATGGGCCCCAGAGTAACAAGGTGTTAATAATCCAGGGACACCTGAGTTAAGGGAGAGCGCACAAGTGTTACATGCATCTGCCCATGCGTACTCCTGTGCAGTGGGCCTACTGTGGAGTAGATGACCATGTCCATCCACACGTGTAGTACTGGGTACTCACAGGCATCAGGAACAACCTGTTTAGTCACAATCAAGTCAATAGAAGTGAATCTACCATCAGAGACTGAGACTGGGTCACAGGCACATAAATATTGATGTGTGTGATCTTGCCCCAATACACATTTTCCAGTGTAAATCACCCAGCTCCTCGAGGCCACTGTCTGTTCTCAAGGGGGACCGCCTGACCACACCTACTGACAGCCTCTCTGCTCTAGCTCCTGCTGCCCAGTTTCACATTTCCCCAGGGCTGTGTCTGGGCTTGGAAGCTTCCGGGTGTGGCTGAGGCCGGGGAGCAGCCCTTTCCAATCTTCCCAATGTGTCATTAAGGGTTCACTCTGGGTTCTTGGATACAGAACAAGTGTGTGAGCAGCAAACATCACCATTTAATGATGATCTTCAAACTCCTCAGTATCTACTCTAAGGTATAAAAACCTACAGCAGTGTGTGGAAAATACTTTGCTTTTAttgggctgggggaagggcagagggcagaagcCTGAGTCACATATGCCTCAGCCGATACAGAAATCTTCTTGCCTTTGTGGTTTCCTAAGTGTTGGGTTTACAGATGTCTACCAATATACCTGGCCTcttcccttacacacacacacacacacacacacaattacacaatTTTAAGGCTTGTTTTATGTAtaatggatgttttgtctgcatatgtatATCTGCACACCAAAAGATATCAGATCCCATAGGACTATTACAGATGTTTATTACCTGCTaggtgggtgctagaaattgaacctaggatttctggaagagcaaacagttctcttaattgctgagccatatctctccGGCCCCATCTGCCCATAATTTTAATAGTGAAAAGTGTTCTCTGCATAAACTAAAGTTTTCCTAGGAGCAGTCCCAGGCAGGAAGACTTTGGGGCCAACACCCTTAAAAATGACTTCCATGCAGGAGCTGGACTGTGAGGACTGTGCCAGGAGGTTCCTTCACTTGAGCCATTTTCTTGCTTTACCTCTGGAAGGAATTTCCTCTGGGCAGGATTTGATGGAGAACAGTTTTCAAGAGCCAAGGCCAAGATATAGGACATCTAAGAACCAATGCCCTGGAGCCCCTCTTTGAACAGACCCCTCCAACTACAGCTTTAGTCTTACCTGGACCCCAGGACAGAGTGTGGCCAGGAGTGTCAAATTCTGCCAGCACACGGATACCTCGAAGCCTTGCATACTCAATGACCTCCTTCACATCTTGTGCTGTGTAGATGTGGGTGACAGGGTTGAAGGACCCCTGAAAGGCAGAAGATTCCCTTCAGAATCTCATTCCCTGTGGCTATTGGGAACAGAAGATATTCAAACACCCTGAATTTTAGAACACTTGTCCATAGCCCAAGTGTACTGGTGACTTCTTCAAAGAGTCTATTCCGATAAAACTACGATAAAATCTCCCCAGTTATCACATCTACTGCTTTCTTTTGGTGAGCGTGCATACCTGCAGGTGGCAGCCCCGTGGCACGGGTTCCTGTAcaacttccttttattttctgagataggatTTGTAATGGTtggaataagaatggcccccataggatcgtagatttgaatgcttgattaccaaggagtggcactattaggaggtatggccttgttagagtaggtgtggccttgttg is a window of Arvicanthis niloticus isolate mArvNil1 chromosome 26, mArvNil1.pat.X, whole genome shotgun sequence DNA encoding:
- the Hexa gene encoding beta-hexosaminidase subunit alpha; the protein is MAGCRLWVSLLLAAALACLATALWPWPQYIQTYHRRYTLYPNNFQFRYHASSAAQVGCVVLDEAFRRYRNLLFGSGSWPRPSFSKKQQTLGKNILVVSVVTAECNEFPNLESVENYTLTIDDDQCLLASETIWGALRGLETFSQLVWKSAEGTFFINKTKIEDFPRFPHRGVLLDTSRHYLPLFSILDTLDVMAYNKFNVFHWHLVDDSSFPYESFTFPELTRKGSFNPVTHIYTAQDVKEVIEYARLRGIRVLAEFDTPGHTLSWGPGVPGLLTPCYSGAHLSGTFGPVNPSLNSTYDFMSTLFLEISSVFPDFYLHLGGDEVDFTCWRSNPDIQAFMKKKGFTDFKQLESFYIQTLLDIVSDYDKGYVVWQEVFDNKVKVRPDTIIQVWREEAPVDYMKEMEEITKAGFRALLSAPWYLNRVKYGPDWKDMYKVEPLAFHGTPAQKALVIGGEACMWGEYVDSTNLVPRLWPRAGAIAERLWSSNLTTNMDFAFKRLSHFRCELVRRGIQAQPISVGYCEQEFEQV